Proteins co-encoded in one Streptomyces sp. NBC_01283 genomic window:
- a CDS encoding CDP-alcohol phosphatidyltransferase family protein — protein sequence MNGLYALKPWYADRLSGVRGALARREVSPDTLTVAGVLCAAGAAASLAWLPVPLAALPVAVLLAARLAFANLDGALARDTGRITRRGALMNELGDRAADLVVMAGFLTLAPLWLVAAAGLAATLPSWVSLAGAAAGGPRLNGGPVGKTERCALVVLAAASGWVVPVLAVIAAGSVLTAGLRLGRLWRELGTTGTTRGER from the coding sequence ATGAACGGCCTCTACGCTCTCAAGCCCTGGTACGCGGACCGGTTGTCCGGCGTACGCGGCGCGCTCGCCCGCCGCGAGGTATCGCCCGACACCCTCACCGTGGCGGGTGTGCTCTGCGCGGCGGGCGCGGCGGCGTCACTCGCCTGGCTGCCGGTGCCGCTCGCGGCGCTCCCGGTGGCCGTGCTGCTGGCTGCCCGCCTCGCCTTCGCGAACCTCGACGGGGCGCTGGCCCGCGACACGGGCCGTATCACGCGGCGTGGCGCGCTGATGAACGAACTGGGCGACCGCGCCGCCGACTTGGTGGTCATGGCCGGCTTCCTGACGCTGGCCCCGCTGTGGCTGGTGGCGGCGGCGGGGCTCGCGGCGACGCTGCCTTCGTGGGTGTCGCTCGCGGGTGCGGCGGCCGGTGGGCCCCGCCTGAACGGGGGCCCGGTCGGCAAGACCGAGCGCTGCGCCCTTGTGGTCCTCGCGGCGGCTTCGGGGTGGGTCGTGCCGGTGCTCGCGGTGATCGCGGCGGGCTCGGTCCTCACCGCGGGGCTGCGGCTCGGGCGGCTGTGGCGTGAGCTGGGTACGACCGGCACGACGCGGGGCGAGCGATGA